Proteins from one Oscillatoria sp. FACHB-1407 genomic window:
- the fusA gene encoding elongation factor G: MARTIPLERVRNIGIAAHIDAGKTTTTERILFYSGVVHKIGEVHDGNTVTDWMDQERERGITITAAAISTSWKNHQINIIDTPGHVDFTIEVERSMRVLDGVIAVFDSVGGVQPQSETVWRQANRYKVPRIAFVNKMDRVGANFLRVYEQVVDRLRANAVPIQIPIGSEDTFKGIVDLVRMKAYIYTNDIGTDIQEADIPDEVKDQVEEFRLKLIESVAETDDALTEKYLEGEELTQDEIVTALRKGTISGTIVPMLCGSAFKNKGVQLLLDAVIDYLPAPIDVPAIQGALPDGNTVERSASDDEPLSALAFKIMADKFVGRLTFIRVYSGVLKKGSYVLNSSKNKKERVSRLIVLKADERIDVDELRAGDLGAIPGLADTLTGDTLCDESAPVILESLFIPEPVISVAVEPKTKQDMDKLSKALKALSEEDPTFRVSIDPETNQTVIAGMGELHLEILVDRMLREFKVEANVGAPQVAYRETIRKSVRQEGKFVRQSGGKGQYGHVVIELEPGEPGTGFEFVSKIVGGVIPKEYIPPAEQGMKEACESGIMAGYPVIDVKVTLVDGSYHDVDSSEMAFKIAGSMAIKEAVMKASPVLLEPMMKVEVEVPEGFLGDVMGDLNSRRGQIEGMDSTDGIAKVTSKVPLAEMFGYATDIRSKTQGRGIFSMEFSHYEEVPRNVAETIIAKSKGNA; encoded by the coding sequence GTGGCACGCACCATCCCACTTGAACGAGTAAGAAACATTGGAATTGCTGCACATATTGACGCAGGCAAGACAACAACGACTGAGCGCATCTTATTCTACTCTGGCGTGGTCCATAAGATTGGTGAGGTTCATGACGGAAACACAGTAACTGACTGGATGGATCAGGAGCGTGAACGGGGAATCACCATCACGGCTGCTGCTATCAGCACAAGTTGGAAGAACCACCAGATCAACATTATTGATACCCCTGGTCACGTTGACTTCACAATTGAAGTTGAGCGATCCATGAGGGTCTTGGACGGTGTGATCGCTGTGTTCGATTCAGTCGGTGGAGTTCAACCCCAATCAGAAACTGTATGGCGACAAGCTAACCGTTACAAGGTACCTCGCATTGCTTTCGTCAACAAGATGGATCGAGTAGGCGCAAACTTTTTGCGCGTTTACGAGCAAGTTGTCGATCGCCTCCGTGCTAATGCTGTTCCTATTCAAATCCCCATTGGTAGCGAAGACACCTTCAAAGGCATCGTTGACCTGGTACGGATGAAGGCATACATCTATACCAACGACATCGGCACAGATATCCAGGAGGCTGATATCCCAGATGAGGTCAAAGATCAGGTCGAAGAGTTTCGCCTGAAGTTGATTGAGTCTGTTGCAGAAACAGATGATGCCCTAACTGAGAAATATCTCGAAGGCGAGGAGTTAACTCAAGACGAGATTGTTACAGCTCTTCGTAAAGGAACCATCAGTGGAACAATTGTTCCTATGTTGTGTGGCTCTGCCTTTAAGAACAAGGGAGTTCAACTATTACTGGACGCAGTCATTGATTATTTACCTGCTCCCATTGATGTCCCTGCTATTCAAGGTGCACTTCCAGATGGAAACACCGTTGAGCGATCTGCTAGTGACGATGAGCCTTTGTCAGCGTTGGCATTCAAGATCATGGCTGACAAGTTCGTTGGTCGTTTGACCTTCATTCGCGTCTACTCTGGCGTCTTGAAGAAAGGCAGCTATGTTCTTAACTCCTCTAAAAATAAGAAGGAAAGGGTTTCTCGCCTCATCGTATTAAAAGCGGATGAGCGCATCGACGTAGATGAACTCCGGGCAGGAGATTTGGGAGCAATTCCAGGGTTGGCAGATACTCTCACGGGTGACACGCTCTGTGATGAATCTGCTCCAGTTATTTTGGAATCTCTCTTCATTCCAGAACCTGTTATTTCGGTCGCAGTTGAGCCGAAAACTAAACAGGACATGGATAAGCTCTCGAAAGCATTGAAAGCTCTATCCGAAGAAGATCCTACTTTTCGTGTCAGCATTGACCCAGAAACCAACCAGACGGTGATTGCGGGAATGGGTGAACTACACCTGGAAATCCTGGTCGATCGAATGTTACGAGAGTTTAAGGTTGAGGCGAATGTGGGTGCGCCACAGGTAGCTTACCGAGAAACGATTCGTAAGTCTGTTCGACAGGAGGGCAAATTTGTCCGCCAGAGCGGTGGTAAGGGTCAATATGGGCATGTGGTCATTGAGCTAGAACCCGGTGAACCTGGAACAGGTTTCGAGTTTGTCTCTAAAATTGTTGGGGGTGTGATTCCAAAAGAATACATTCCTCCCGCAGAGCAGGGCATGAAGGAAGCTTGTGAATCTGGCATCATGGCAGGATACCCGGTCATTGATGTTAAGGTGACATTGGTAGACGGCTCATATCACGACGTTGACTCTTCTGAAATGGCTTTCAAGATTGCAGGTTCAATGGCAATCAAAGAAGCTGTGATGAAGGCTTCCCCAGTTCTGCTAGAACCGATGATGAAGGTTGAAGTAGAAGTTCCAGAAGGATTTCTAGGGGATGTCATGGGAGATCTCAACTCCCGTAGAGGACAGATCGAAGGAATGGATTCTACGGATGGCATTGCTAAGGTTACTTCAAAGGTGCCTCTAGCGGAGATGTTCGGATATGCTACTGATATTCGGTCTAAGACCCAAGGTCGTGGCATATTCTCAATGGAGTTTAGCCATTACGAGGAAGTACCTCGCAACGTGGCTGAAACGATCATTGCTAAGAGTAAAGGGAACGCATAA
- the rpsG gene encoding 30S ribosomal protein S7 has product MSRRTVIQKRPVPPDPTYNSRLVSMMVRRLMRSGKKSIAYGIIYDAFKIIQERTGAEPLETFEKAVRNATPLVEVKARRVGGATYQVPMEVRTDRGTALALRWLVQFSRSRTGRTMAGKLANELMDAANETGSTIRKREETHRMAEANKAFAHYRY; this is encoded by the coding sequence ATGTCTCGTCGTACAGTTATTCAAAAACGCCCGGTTCCACCCGACCCCACCTACAATAGCCGCCTCGTTAGTATGATGGTGCGGCGATTGATGCGATCGGGTAAAAAATCAATTGCTTACGGCATCATCTATGATGCATTCAAAATTATTCAAGAGCGTACAGGAGCAGAGCCCCTAGAGACGTTTGAGAAAGCAGTTCGTAATGCAACTCCACTTGTTGAGGTTAAAGCTCGACGGGTTGGTGGAGCAACTTACCAGGTTCCTATGGAAGTTAGAACCGATCGTGGTACTGCCTTAGCACTCCGTTGGCTGGTTCAGTTTTCTCGTTCCCGCACCGGACGTACTATGGCAGGTAAGCTTGCCAATGAGCTCATGGATGCTGCTAACGAAACAGGGAGCACCATTCGGAAACGTGAGGAAACTCACAGAATGGCAGAAGCCAATAAGGCCTTTGCTCACTATCGGTATTAA
- the rpsL gene encoding 30S ribosomal protein S12, whose translation MPTIQQLIRDERRKARKKTKSPALKSCPQRRGVCTRVYTTTPKKPNSALRKVARVRLTSGFEVTAYIPGIGHNLQEHSVVMIRGGRVKDLPGVRYHIIRGTLDTAGVKDRKQGRSKYGAKRPKAAAAK comes from the coding sequence ATGCCCACTATTCAGCAACTCATCCGTGACGAACGCCGCAAGGCACGCAAAAAGACCAAATCACCAGCTTTAAAGAGCTGTCCTCAACGGCGTGGTGTGTGTACCAGAGTCTACACTACCACCCCCAAAAAGCCTAACTCTGCACTTCGGAAGGTCGCCAGGGTCCGTTTGACCTCTGGTTTTGAGGTAACAGCATACATTCCGGGTATTGGGCACAACCTGCAAGAACATTCAGTGGTTATGATTCGGGGCGGTCGGGTCAAAGATTTACCTGGCGTTCGCTATCACATCATTCGCGGCACTCTGGATACAGCTGGGGTCAAAGACCGTAAGCAAGGTCGTTCCAAATATGGTGCTAAGCGACCTAAGGCAGCCGCCGCTAAGTAA
- a CDS encoding HesB/IscA family protein has translation MLLFPIMIHLSHAAIHELNRLKSRHPNANSVRLAVKPGGCADLHYSLEFGESTTALEHAYQYEGIQLIVDPESLVHLKGITIDYSEDLMGGGFRFHNPNAAHSCDCGNSFVAAHATAEQ, from the coding sequence ATGCTGCTCTTTCCCATCATGATTCATCTGAGCCATGCAGCTATTCATGAGCTAAATCGTTTGAAATCACGTCATCCCAATGCCAACTCAGTTCGATTAGCAGTTAAGCCAGGGGGATGTGCTGATTTGCACTACTCCCTTGAATTTGGCGAAAGCACAACCGCTTTGGAACACGCTTATCAGTATGAGGGGATACAGCTCATCGTTGACCCCGAAAGCCTGGTCCACCTCAAGGGGATTACGATCGATTACTCAGAAGATTTAATGGGAGGTGGGTTCCGATTTCATAACCCCAATGCCGCCCACAGTTGCGATTGTGGTAATTCTTTTGTAGCGGCTCATGCAACTGCCGAACAATAA
- a CDS encoding phosphomannose isomerase type II C-terminal cupin domain, translating to MAQTQELAQPTVSSLPGIKGVAATELRPWGSFTVLEEGRGYKIKRIEVKPGHRLSLQMHHHRSEHWIVVSGTAKVVCGDQETLLFSNQSTYVPPCTTHRLENPGVINLVLIEVQNGEYLGEDDIVRFQDDYARTKA from the coding sequence ATGGCTCAGACTCAAGAACTCGCCCAGCCTACTGTGTCTAGTCTGCCAGGTATCAAAGGAGTCGCCGCAACTGAACTGCGACCCTGGGGATCGTTTACGGTTTTAGAAGAGGGACGGGGATACAAAATCAAACGGATTGAGGTTAAGCCAGGTCATCGCCTTAGCCTGCAAATGCATCACCACCGCAGTGAGCACTGGATCGTTGTTTCTGGTACTGCCAAAGTTGTGTGTGGCGATCAAGAAACGCTGCTGTTCAGCAACCAGTCCACTTACGTACCTCCCTGCACAACCCACCGTCTCGAAAACCCTGGTGTCATTAACCTGGTTCTCATTGAAGTTCAGAACGGTGAGTACCTCGGAGAAGATGATATCGTCCGCTTCCAGGACGACTACGCTCGCACCAAAGCTTAA
- a CDS encoding phosphodiester glycosidase family protein yields the protein MVKKNPSQQHPSLRKLRFGKPFRPLLAPLCLAIAGYLVISARSNANPLASQAIFHQQSWVPTLAQGALPLPLTQQGNQIVLNGRSLPGNWSQRQQTIGISDISLLQTLGVDLLNTSNATRQPVQWFSDPASLPLVLPTWLTAQYRYLDITELARQANWQVRANGGTLQIATPPTQVVGIRQGRQSWGDRIVVDLDQPTPWQVTQEASELVITLDAQASPALLQSFIPTAGNRLTSLNIQASGNQTLVRIGIPAGLRPQVWTLPNPNRLIIDIRDAVRERDILWANGVRWREQIVTIRTAQFPVISLLIDPQQQGLAIKPVWTNPAGAVGTAPLIRIAQQSQVAAAINGGFFNRNNQLPLGALRRDNRWISGPILNRGAIAWSDTGTVAIDRLDFRETLSTSTGQQYPISLFNTGYVRAGIARYTTDWGTSYTNIIDNETILTVQNNQVVRQQTSTTQGQTTVPIPTNGYLLVVRSFNTALAALPVGTTLQLSTVLSPAAFNQYPQIVGAGPLLIRDRQIVLNPQAEQFTDAFIQQAAVRSVIAKMPEGKLMLLAIQNRVNGSGPTLSETAEIVSRMGAIDALNLDGGSSTSLYLGGTLINRSPRTVARVHNGIGIFIQPNF from the coding sequence TTGGTTAAAAAAAATCCCTCACAACAGCATCCTTCCCTCCGCAAACTCCGTTTTGGGAAGCCCTTCAGACCACTGCTGGCACCCCTTTGTCTGGCGATCGCTGGCTATCTAGTCATCTCTGCCAGAAGTAATGCCAACCCCCTCGCCTCTCAAGCTATTTTTCATCAGCAGTCCTGGGTTCCCACACTGGCACAAGGTGCCTTACCCTTACCCCTCACCCAGCAGGGCAACCAGATTGTCCTCAACGGGCGATCGCTTCCCGGCAACTGGAGCCAGCGACAGCAAACGATTGGCATTAGCGATATATCCCTGCTACAAACCCTGGGAGTCGATCTCCTCAACACGTCCAATGCAACCCGTCAGCCAGTGCAGTGGTTCTCTGACCCGGCATCGCTCCCCCTCGTTTTACCCACCTGGCTCACCGCCCAATATCGCTATCTAGACATCACAGAGCTTGCACGACAAGCTAACTGGCAGGTACGAGCCAACGGAGGGACGCTACAAATTGCAACTCCTCCCACCCAAGTAGTTGGGATTCGCCAGGGACGACAAAGCTGGGGCGATCGCATCGTTGTCGATCTGGATCAGCCCACGCCCTGGCAAGTGACGCAAGAAGCCTCGGAATTGGTCATTACCCTGGATGCTCAAGCCAGTCCTGCGCTGCTACAAAGCTTCATTCCTACCGCAGGTAATCGTTTAACTAGCTTAAACATTCAAGCAAGTGGCAACCAGACGCTGGTTCGCATCGGCATTCCAGCTGGATTGCGCCCGCAAGTATGGACTTTGCCCAACCCAAATCGGCTCATTATCGACATTCGAGATGCTGTGAGAGAACGCGACATCCTCTGGGCAAATGGCGTGCGGTGGAGAGAACAAATCGTCACCATTAGAACTGCCCAATTTCCAGTTATCTCTCTACTCATTGATCCCCAACAACAAGGGTTGGCTATAAAACCTGTCTGGACAAACCCTGCTGGTGCCGTTGGCACGGCTCCTCTGATCAGAATTGCCCAACAGTCTCAAGTCGCAGCGGCGATTAACGGGGGCTTCTTTAACCGCAATAATCAGTTGCCTCTGGGGGCATTGCGCCGAGATAACCGCTGGATTTCAGGCCCAATTCTTAACCGAGGGGCGATCGCCTGGAGTGACACAGGAACAGTAGCAATCGACCGACTCGACTTCCGAGAGACTCTATCGACCTCAACCGGACAACAATACCCCATCAGCCTTTTTAACACGGGCTACGTTAGAGCCGGAATTGCCCGCTATACAACCGATTGGGGTACAAGCTACACCAACATTATTGATAACGAAACGATTCTCACGGTTCAAAATAATCAGGTCGTTCGCCAACAAACCAGCACGACTCAAGGACAAACCACGGTTCCCATTCCCACCAATGGCTACCTATTGGTTGTGCGCTCCTTCAACACAGCCCTGGCGGCTCTACCAGTGGGCACGACTCTGCAACTCTCCACTGTCCTCAGCCCCGCTGCTTTTAACCAATATCCACAAATCGTCGGGGCTGGCCCTCTCTTAATTCGCGATCGCCAAATTGTGCTAAATCCTCAAGCAGAACAGTTCACTGACGCTTTCATCCAACAAGCCGCCGTTCGCAGTGTCATCGCCAAAATGCCAGAGGGTAAACTAATGCTACTGGCGATCCAAAATCGCGTTAACGGTAGTGGTCCCACTCTTTCAGAGACGGCTGAAATTGTCTCACGCATGGGGGCGATCGATGCTCTCAATCTGGATGGGGGCAGTTCCACCAGTCTCTATCTGGGAGGCACGTTGATTAATCGCTCTCCCCGAACCGTCGCCCGCGTCCACAATGGCATCGGGATTTTCATTCAGCCCAACTTCTAA
- the gltB gene encoding glutamate synthase large subunit — protein sequence MGDTNVTQSRLMDQGAVGFAGQPWLVEERDACGVGFIADQQGRTSHMLVAKALSALTCLEHRGACSADQDSGDGAGLMTALPWELLGEWLAAQGIERPAQAGVGMVFLPQSESAAAIARQLFNQAIEAAGLTVLGWRVVPVKPETLGIQARENLPQIEQVLVKSDVVSGDELERLLFLVRKQTEKAVAIAAENASPDEAERLREFYVCSFSSRTIVYKGMVRSAVLGEFYLDLQNPAYQSAFAIYHRRFSTNTMPRWSLAQPMRLLGHNGEINTLLGNINWMMAREADLAHSCWGDRLAELKPIVNPERSDSANLDNSFELLVRSGRTPLESIMIMVPEAYKNQPDLADYPEVTDFYEYYSGIQEPWDGPALLVFSDGKKVGAALDRNGLRPARYSITQDGFVVVSSEAGVVDLPEAEIVEKGRLGPGQTIAVDLESHEVLKNWQIKQRVASAHPYGEWLQRNRVDLEPQPFLESNQMDAGALLRHQIAFGYTTEDVEMIIQEMAAQGGEPTFCMGDDIPLAVLSDKPRLLYDYFKQRFAQVTNPPIDPLREKLVMSLTMQLGERGNLLETAPESARLLKLDSPVLSEPDLNWIRQSGFETATLSTLFEIADGPEGLRRAVTALCQQAMAAVRTGKKVLVLSDRLNQAGEPTALNAGYSYIPPLLAVGAVHHHLIRQGLRMKASLVVDTAQCWSTHHVACLIGYGASAVCPYLAWETVRQWWSDPKTQSFMERGKITATTLSGAQRNYRKALEYGLLKILSKMGISLLSSYHGAQIFEAIGIGADLLHLGFTGTASRLGGLTVTDLAQEVLTFHGRAFPELTSKKLENFGFFNYKPGGEYHMNSPEMAKALHKAVASKSYDHYEVYMNQLEHRPVTALRDLLDFQGDRPAVPIEEVEPVEEIVKRFCTGAMSLGSLSREAHETLAIAMNRLGGKSNCGEGGEDPVRYKVLDDVDATGSSSLFPHLKGLRNGDTASSAIKQVASGRFGVTPEYLLSARQLEIKIAQGAKPGEGGQLPGKKVSPYIAMLRRSKPGVSLISPPPHHDIYSIEDLSQLIFDLHQINPVAQVSVKLVAEVGIGTIAAGVAKANADIIQISGHDGGTGASPLSSIKHAGVPWELGLTEVHRVLIENRLRDRVLLRADGGLKTGWDVVMAALMGAEEYGFGSVSMIAEGCIMARICHTNNCPVGVATQQEKLRQRFTGTPEHVVNFFYFVAEEVRSLLARLGYRSLHEIIGRADLLKVRDVKLTKTQSLNLDCLTKLPDTREDRSWLNHETVHSNGPVLDDQLLSDPEIQAAIQQQGTVTHAVTVVNTDRTVGARLAGAIAKQYGDTGFEGQITLNFQGSVGQSFGAFNLPGMTLNLEGEANDYVGKGMHGGEIVIKPLATATYNPAENVIIGNTCLYGATGGFLFANGHAGERFAVRNSKAQAVIEGTGDHCCEYMTGGVIVVLGRAGRNVGAGMTGGLAYFLDEDGSFPAKVNPEIVKIQRVSTPAGEEQLKSLIEAHLERTGSLRARQILENWSTYLPQFWQVVPPSEANSPETSDAEEKVLTPAQ from the coding sequence ATGGGTGATACAAACGTGACTCAGTCTAGACTGATGGATCAGGGAGCAGTGGGATTCGCAGGACAGCCTTGGTTGGTAGAAGAGCGGGATGCCTGTGGTGTCGGCTTCATCGCTGACCAGCAAGGTCGCACTAGTCATATGCTGGTTGCGAAAGCACTCTCGGCTTTGACATGTTTGGAGCATCGAGGAGCCTGTAGTGCCGATCAGGATTCTGGAGATGGAGCCGGATTGATGACTGCCCTGCCCTGGGAATTGTTGGGCGAATGGTTGGCTGCTCAAGGCATTGAACGACCTGCTCAGGCAGGGGTCGGAATGGTATTTTTGCCGCAATCCGAATCAGCGGCGGCGATCGCCCGTCAGCTCTTTAATCAGGCGATCGAAGCGGCTGGATTAACTGTGTTGGGTTGGCGTGTGGTTCCCGTGAAGCCAGAAACATTGGGGATTCAGGCGCGGGAAAATTTGCCCCAAATTGAACAAGTTTTGGTGAAATCCGATGTGGTTAGCGGCGATGAACTGGAACGTCTGCTGTTTTTAGTGCGCAAACAGACGGAAAAGGCAGTAGCGATCGCCGCAGAAAATGCTTCTCCAGACGAGGCGGAGCGACTCCGCGAATTTTATGTATGCTCCTTCTCTAGCCGCACGATTGTGTATAAGGGCATGGTGCGATCGGCAGTGCTGGGTGAATTTTATCTGGACTTGCAAAATCCGGCTTATCAAAGTGCTTTTGCGATTTATCACCGTCGTTTTAGTACCAACACGATGCCTCGCTGGTCGCTAGCCCAACCCATGCGGTTGTTGGGGCACAACGGCGAAATCAATACTTTGCTGGGTAATATCAACTGGATGATGGCACGGGAAGCGGATCTGGCTCATTCTTGCTGGGGCGATCGTCTGGCGGAACTGAAACCCATCGTCAATCCAGAACGGAGCGATTCTGCTAACCTGGATAACTCCTTTGAGTTATTGGTTCGCTCTGGTCGGACTCCATTGGAGTCAATCATGATCATGGTGCCAGAGGCTTATAAAAATCAGCCTGATCTGGCAGATTATCCGGAAGTCACTGATTTCTATGAATATTACAGCGGCATTCAGGAACCCTGGGATGGCCCTGCGTTGCTAGTTTTCAGTGATGGGAAAAAAGTCGGAGCGGCACTTGACCGAAACGGGTTGCGCCCTGCTCGCTACAGCATCACTCAAGATGGGTTTGTTGTGGTGTCATCGGAGGCAGGGGTAGTTGACCTGCCCGAAGCGGAGATTGTGGAAAAAGGTCGTTTAGGACCGGGACAAACAATTGCCGTTGACCTGGAGAGCCATGAAGTTCTGAAGAACTGGCAGATCAAACAGCGGGTTGCCAGTGCGCATCCCTATGGTGAATGGCTGCAACGAAATCGCGTTGATCTGGAACCCCAGCCCTTTCTGGAATCAAACCAGATGGATGCAGGGGCACTGCTGCGACATCAAATTGCCTTTGGTTACACCACCGAAGATGTCGAGATGATCATCCAGGAGATGGCAGCCCAAGGGGGTGAACCCACCTTCTGTATGGGGGACGATATTCCACTGGCAGTCTTGTCTGATAAACCACGCTTGCTCTACGACTACTTCAAGCAACGCTTCGCTCAGGTGACCAATCCACCGATTGACCCCCTGCGGGAAAAATTGGTGATGTCATTGACTATGCAATTGGGTGAACGGGGCAATTTGCTGGAAACAGCACCCGAATCGGCTCGGTTGCTCAAGCTAGATTCTCCTGTGTTGAGCGAACCTGATTTGAATTGGATTCGCCAATCTGGGTTTGAAACGGCTACGCTCTCAACCTTGTTTGAGATTGCGGATGGTCCAGAGGGATTGCGACGTGCGGTGACGGCTCTGTGTCAGCAAGCAATGGCAGCCGTACGAACAGGCAAAAAGGTTCTTGTGTTGAGCGATCGCCTCAATCAAGCGGGTGAACCCACTGCCCTCAACGCAGGCTACAGTTACATTCCCCCATTGTTGGCGGTGGGCGCGGTGCATCATCACCTGATCCGTCAGGGACTCCGGATGAAAGCGTCTTTGGTGGTAGATACGGCACAATGCTGGAGCACGCATCATGTTGCCTGTTTGATTGGTTATGGAGCTAGTGCGGTTTGCCCTTATCTGGCTTGGGAAACGGTGCGTCAATGGTGGTCTGATCCCAAGACTCAAAGCTTTATGGAGCGGGGCAAGATTACCGCTACAACTCTCAGTGGAGCCCAGCGAAACTATCGCAAAGCGTTGGAATATGGATTGCTGAAGATTCTCTCGAAGATGGGCATCTCGTTGTTGTCGAGCTATCACGGGGCTCAAATCTTTGAGGCGATCGGGATTGGAGCAGACTTGTTGCATCTGGGCTTTACGGGGACTGCCTCGCGTTTGGGAGGACTCACCGTCACCGACCTGGCTCAAGAGGTGCTGACCTTCCACGGTCGAGCTTTTCCTGAGCTGACCAGTAAAAAACTTGAGAACTTTGGCTTCTTTAACTACAAGCCAGGGGGCGAATATCACATGAACAGCCCCGAAATGGCAAAGGCTCTGCACAAGGCGGTGGCGAGCAAGAGCTATGACCACTACGAAGTCTATATGAATCAGCTAGAGCACCGTCCAGTGACGGCTCTGCGAGATTTGCTGGACTTTCAGGGCGATCGCCCCGCTGTCCCAATTGAAGAAGTTGAACCCGTCGAGGAGATTGTCAAACGGTTCTGCACCGGAGCCATGTCGTTGGGCTCTCTCTCTCGTGAGGCACACGAAACGCTGGCGATCGCAATGAATCGACTGGGCGGTAAATCAAACTGCGGTGAGGGGGGTGAAGATCCGGTTCGCTACAAGGTGTTAGACGATGTGGATGCAACGGGTAGCTCGTCACTCTTCCCTCATCTAAAGGGATTACGAAACGGAGATACTGCTAGTTCAGCGATCAAACAGGTCGCATCGGGTCGCTTTGGTGTGACTCCTGAATACCTGCTGAGTGCTCGGCAATTGGAAATCAAAATTGCTCAGGGAGCCAAGCCCGGTGAAGGGGGACAACTCCCAGGTAAAAAGGTCAGCCCCTACATTGCGATGTTGCGTCGCTCTAAACCTGGAGTGTCGTTGATTTCGCCGCCCCCGCATCATGACATCTACTCGATTGAAGACCTGTCGCAGCTGATCTTTGACCTGCATCAGATTAATCCTGTAGCGCAGGTATCGGTCAAGTTGGTCGCCGAGGTGGGGATTGGCACGATCGCCGCTGGGGTCGCCAAAGCCAATGCCGATATTATTCAAATTTCGGGTCATGACGGGGGTACGGGTGCGTCTCCTCTCAGCTCGATTAAACATGCCGGAGTGCCCTGGGAGTTGGGGTTGACGGAGGTGCATCGCGTGCTGATAGAGAACCGCTTGCGCGATCGCGTTTTGTTGCGGGCTGATGGCGGACTCAAAACAGGATGGGATGTTGTAATGGCAGCTTTGATGGGGGCTGAGGAATATGGCTTTGGTTCTGTGTCGATGATTGCGGAAGGCTGCATCATGGCGCGGATCTGCCATACCAACAACTGTCCCGTTGGAGTCGCAACGCAGCAGGAGAAATTACGTCAACGCTTTACCGGAACTCCAGAGCATGTCGTCAACTTCTTCTACTTTGTGGCAGAAGAGGTGCGATCGCTACTGGCGCGTCTGGGTTATCGCTCACTCCACGAGATTATCGGTCGGGCTGATCTGTTAAAAGTGCGCGATGTCAAGTTGACCAAAACGCAGTCGCTTAACCTGGACTGTCTGACTAAACTACCCGATACTCGTGAAGATCGCAGTTGGCTGAACCATGAAACGGTTCACTCCAACGGTCCTGTTTTAGATGACCAATTGCTCAGTGATCCTGAGATTCAAGCGGCAATTCAACAACAGGGAACCGTGACTCATGCAGTGACCGTTGTGAACACCGATCGCACGGTGGGAGCAAGATTGGCTGGGGCGATCGCCAAGCAGTACGGCGATACTGGCTTTGAGGGACAAATCACGCTCAACTTCCAGGGCAGTGTGGGGCAGAGCTTTGGTGCCTTTAACCTGCCAGGGATGACCCTGAATTTAGAAGGGGAAGCGAACGATTACGTTGGCAAAGGGATGCACGGGGGTGAGATTGTCATCAAACCGTTGGCAACAGCTACTTACAACCCTGCTGAAAACGTCATTATCGGCAACACCTGTCTGTACGGAGCAACAGGAGGCTTCCTGTTTGCCAATGGTCACGCTGGAGAACGCTTTGCGGTTCGCAACTCAAAAGCTCAGGCGGTAATTGAGGGAACGGGTGATCACTGCTGCGAATACATGACGGGTGGCGTGATTGTGGTTTTAGGTCGAGCAGGACGTAACGTTGGCGCAGGGATGACGGGTGGCTTAGCGTACTTCTTGGATGAAGATGGCAGTTTCCCGGCTAAAGTCAACCCGGAAATTGTCAAGATTCAACGGGTCAGCACCCCTGCTGGAGAAGAGCAACTGAAATCACTGATTGAGGCTCATTTAGAGCGTACAGGCAGCCTACGAGCACGGCAAATTCTAGAGAATTGGTCAACCTATCTGCCTCAGTTTTGGCAGGTGGTGCCGCCATCGGAGGCAAATAGCCCTGAAACTAGTGATGCCGAAGAAAAAGTCTTGACTCCTGCTCAGTAA